In Bacteroidia bacterium, one DNA window encodes the following:
- a CDS encoding arginine decarboxylase yields the protein MEGNKYYDLISQTFEFPQEGFEVIDNELHFNGINLMDIIEQYGTPLKISYLPRISQQIQKAKRMFNVAFAKTDYKGNYTYCYCTKSSHFSFIMEEVLENGAQLETSSAYDIQIIRALHETNKIDKKLTIVCNGFKRDVYQEYILELINDGFENVIPVLDNMEELEYYKNHLTKRTKLGIRIASEEEPKFEFYTSRLGIRYKEIVDFYKNEIHENPKFELKMLHFFINTGIKDSIYYWSELKKCLDVYCQLKKICPELDSLNIGGGMPIKTSLNFEYDYEYMIEAIVSRIKQVCEENDVPEPNIFTEFGSYTVGESGATLYSVLGQKLQNDSELWYMIDSSFITTLPDTWGISQRFILLAINNWDKDYQRVNLGGITCDSQDYYNSEAHLNQVFLPKADKESPQYLGFFHTGAYQESLGGYGGIQHCLVPAPKHVLIDLDENDEVVTRLFAKEQSFKSMLKILGY from the coding sequence ATGGAAGGTAATAAGTATTACGATTTGATATCTCAAACATTTGAATTCCCTCAAGAGGGTTTTGAAGTTATTGATAATGAACTGCATTTCAATGGTATCAATTTGATGGATATTATTGAGCAATATGGTACTCCTTTAAAAATCAGTTACCTTCCCCGGATTTCTCAACAAATACAAAAGGCAAAGCGTATGTTTAATGTTGCTTTTGCTAAAACAGATTATAAGGGTAATTATACCTATTGCTATTGTACCAAGAGTTCTCATTTCTCCTTTATTATGGAAGAGGTTTTGGAAAATGGTGCTCAGCTTGAAACATCTTCGGCCTACGATATTCAAATTATTAGGGCTTTGCACGAAACCAATAAAATTGATAAAAAGCTAACCATCGTTTGCAATGGCTTTAAAAGGGACGTGTACCAGGAATATATTTTGGAGTTGATAAATGATGGTTTCGAAAATGTAATTCCTGTACTCGACAATATGGAGGAATTGGAGTATTATAAAAATCACCTTACGAAACGAACCAAGTTGGGAATTCGAATAGCATCTGAGGAGGAACCTAAATTTGAGTTTTACACCTCTAGATTGGGTATTCGATACAAGGAAATTGTGGATTTCTACAAAAATGAGATTCATGAAAATCCCAAGTTTGAATTGAAAATGCTTCACTTTTTTATTAATACCGGAATTAAGGACAGCATTTATTATTGGAGTGAATTGAAAAAGTGCTTGGATGTTTACTGTCAGTTAAAGAAGATTTGCCCTGAATTGGATAGTTTAAATATTGGTGGTGGAATGCCAATTAAAACCTCCTTAAACTTTGAGTACGATTATGAATACATGATTGAGGCTATTGTTAGCAGAATTAAGCAGGTTTGTGAGGAAAACGATGTGCCTGAACCCAATATTTTTACTGAATTTGGTTCCTATACTGTTGGAGAAAGTGGTGCTACTTTGTATTCTGTTCTAGGACAAAAATTGCAAAACGATAGTGAATTGTGGTATATGATTGATAGTTCATTCATTACCACTTTGCCTGATACCTGGGGGATTTCCCAACGATTTATACTCTTAGCTATTAATAATTGGGATAAGGACTATCAAAGGGTTAACCTAGGTGGAATTACCTGTGATAGTCAGGATTATTATAATTCCGAAGCGCATTTAAATCAAGTGTTTCTTCCAAAAGCAGATAAAGAATCACCACAATATTTAGGATTCTTTCATACCGGCGCTTACCAGGAAAGTTTGGGTGGATATGGAGGAATTCAACATTGCCTGGTACCTGCACCAAAACATGTTTTAATTGATTTGGATGAAAATGATGAGGTAGTAACCCGATTGTTTGCCAAGGAACAGAGTTTTAAAAGCATGCTGAAAATCCTGGGTTACTAA
- a CDS encoding YjjG family noncanonical pyrimidine nucleotidase translates to MKNSSLKTYKHLFFDLDRTLWDLDRNSREALLEIYTHFKLEELGVINFEAFFENYKHINHRLWDDYRKGLIHKDSLRTIRFSQTLQLFQIFDPRLSEQIGYTYVEISPKKTNLLPNALSTLEYLAPHYQIHIITNGFEEVQHIKLENSGLKPYLSHIITSEKAQCKKPDPRIFAFALHETGAKRNESLMIGDSLELDIIGAKQVGISQVYFNPEGIKHSVEITHEIRNLQELQNIL, encoded by the coding sequence TTGAAAAATTCTTCCTTGAAAACATATAAACACCTTTTCTTCGACCTAGACCGAACCTTGTGGGACCTAGACCGAAATAGCCGTGAAGCTTTGTTGGAGATCTATACTCATTTTAAACTTGAAGAACTTGGAGTAATCAACTTTGAGGCATTTTTTGAAAATTACAAACATATTAACCACCGGCTTTGGGATGATTACCGAAAAGGACTCATTCATAAAGATAGTCTTCGTACCATTCGTTTTTCTCAAACCTTACAACTGTTCCAAATATTTGATCCGAGGCTTTCTGAACAAATTGGGTATACCTATGTAGAAATAAGCCCCAAAAAAACAAATCTATTACCCAATGCCCTTTCCACCTTAGAATATTTAGCACCTCACTATCAAATCCACATCATTACTAATGGATTTGAAGAAGTTCAACATATCAAATTAGAAAACTCCGGCCTAAAACCTTACCTTTCACACATCATTACCTCAGAAAAAGCCCAATGTAAAAAACCTGACCCTCGTATTTTCGCCTTTGCACTTCATGAAACAGGTGCTAAACGAAATGAGTCGCTTATGATTGGCGATAGTTTAGAATTGGATATCATTGGAGCCAAACAAGTGGGAATTAGTCAGGTTTATTTTAATCCGGAAGGCATTAAACACAGTGTGGAAATAACCCATGAAATAAGGAACTTACAAGAACTTCAAAACATTTTATAA
- a CDS encoding Nif3-like dinuclear metal center hexameric protein translates to MKIADIIRVLEEEAPLAYQESYDNSGLIIGNPETELSNALICLDSTEAIVDEAIQTGCNLIIAHHPIIFKGLKKINGKNYIERTVIKAIQNNIAIYAIHTNLDNIYSGVNQKIAQILGLSNSYILSPKTNTLRKLAVFCPESHSEKVRLALNEAGAGNIGNYDQCSFNTKGIGTFRANNQAKPFVGELNQIHLEQEVKIEVIFPFPLQERMIKTLQTTHPYEEIAYDLYTLENQNQSIGSGMVGELPEEITEMEFLGLLKSKLNANCIKHTALLGKKVKKIALCGGSGSFLLKDAIREKCDFFVTADFKYHDFFDAENRITIADVGHYESEQFTKELLRDFLMKKFRTFAPLLSSINTNPVNYF, encoded by the coding sequence ATGAAAATAGCAGATATCATCCGAGTTTTGGAAGAAGAAGCCCCACTAGCCTACCAGGAAAGCTATGACAACAGTGGCTTAATTATTGGCAACCCGGAAACAGAACTTAGCAATGCCCTCATTTGCCTCGACAGTACCGAAGCAATTGTTGATGAGGCCATTCAAACAGGTTGCAACCTCATTATTGCTCATCATCCAATTATTTTCAAAGGCTTGAAAAAAATTAACGGAAAAAACTACATCGAACGAACCGTTATCAAAGCCATACAAAACAATATTGCCATCTACGCTATTCATACTAACTTAGACAATATCTATTCGGGAGTTAATCAGAAAATTGCCCAAATCCTCGGACTTTCCAATTCCTATATTCTTAGTCCAAAAACAAATACCTTAAGAAAACTGGCCGTATTTTGTCCTGAAAGCCACAGCGAAAAGGTGAGATTGGCCTTAAATGAGGCAGGAGCAGGAAATATTGGAAATTACGACCAATGCAGTTTTAACACCAAGGGAATTGGAACTTTTAGAGCCAACAATCAGGCAAAACCTTTTGTTGGTGAACTTAACCAAATCCACTTGGAGCAGGAAGTAAAAATAGAGGTTATTTTCCCTTTCCCCCTTCAGGAAAGGATGATTAAAACCTTGCAAACCACACATCCTTACGAAGAAATCGCTTACGACCTGTATACTTTGGAGAATCAAAATCAAAGCATTGGCTCCGGAATGGTTGGGGAACTGCCTGAAGAAATTACTGAAATGGAATTTCTAGGCTTGCTTAAATCCAAACTGAATGCCAATTGCATTAAACATACAGCCTTGCTCGGAAAAAAAGTAAAGAAAATTGCCCTTTGCGGTGGTTCCGGAAGCTTCCTTTTAAAGGACGCAATTCGAGAAAAATGCGATTTTTTTGTCACTGCAGATTTTAAATACCACGATTTTTTTGATGCTGAAAACCGCATCACCATTGCCGATGTTGGCCATTATGAAAGCGAACAATTCACGAAAGAATTGTTAAGGGATTTTCTAATGAAAAAATTCCGTACATTTGCACCCCTTTTATCAAGCATAAATACTAATCCGGTAAATTATTTCTGA
- a CDS encoding alpha-glucosidase: protein MWKKCKKPGLLIAVIILATTWVHGQEPWYKTTTVYQIYPRSFYDSNGDGIGDIKGIISKLDYLKDLGIETIWVSPFFSSPQADFGYDISNFKAISADYGTMEDCQELIQEVHRRGMRILLDLVMNHTSDQHPWFIESASSENNPKRNWYIWKKGKMKPNNWKSMTGGSGWNYSPKTESWYWASFLPFQPDLNYYNPETKSEMLQTARFWLEKGVDGFRLDIFNCIYEDSLFRNNPGSLKMVPSEENTNGFFQKNLYTQNQTGSIQFARELRQVMNSYTEPKYAVGEVFGKANLIKQFCGNDSGLTSVFLFKSLHTPFKASKWGKLIQELDSNFQNPLFPTWVLSNHDKKRFISRMGNRIDKMKLIASLQLTQRGIPFLYYGEELGMKQAQIPFKSSLDPIPKKYGRLANTLAKWSGESMNRDECRTPMQWDSSPNAGFTTNKSPWLPVNGDYQTINVESETLDQFSLLNQYRSLIRLRKENPILALGQIQEIKWKRKVLQITRNWKGKTIILLYNFRGKASKVKWPETGKIYSLTHHFQKERNLLRPYEAAIWKED from the coding sequence ATGTGGAAAAAATGTAAAAAACCTGGATTACTTATTGCGGTGATTATTTTGGCCACTACCTGGGTTCATGGACAGGAACCTTGGTACAAAACTACCACTGTTTACCAAATTTATCCGCGAAGCTTTTATGACAGCAACGGAGATGGAATTGGAGATATAAAAGGCATTATTTCCAAACTAGATTATTTAAAAGACCTTGGGATTGAAACTATTTGGGTTTCCCCTTTCTTTTCTAGTCCCCAGGCAGATTTCGGATATGACATTAGCAATTTCAAGGCGATTTCGGCTGATTATGGAACTATGGAAGATTGCCAGGAATTGATTCAAGAGGTACATCGGCGCGGCATGAGGATTTTGCTTGATTTAGTAATGAACCACACCAGCGACCAACATCCATGGTTCATTGAATCGGCTTCATCTGAAAATAATCCAAAGCGAAATTGGTATATATGGAAGAAAGGAAAAATGAAACCAAACAACTGGAAATCAATGACAGGTGGAAGTGGTTGGAATTATTCTCCCAAGACTGAAAGTTGGTATTGGGCAAGTTTTTTGCCATTTCAGCCTGATTTAAACTATTACAATCCGGAAACCAAGTCAGAAATGCTCCAAACTGCCAGGTTTTGGTTAGAAAAGGGAGTCGATGGATTCAGACTCGATATTTTCAATTGTATTTATGAAGATTCACTTTTTCGTAACAACCCCGGTTCCTTGAAAATGGTGCCATCGGAAGAGAATACAAATGGCTTTTTTCAAAAAAACCTATACACACAAAATCAGACCGGAAGCATTCAATTTGCCAGAGAATTAAGGCAGGTGATGAATTCATATACAGAGCCCAAATATGCAGTTGGAGAGGTGTTTGGAAAGGCGAATTTAATTAAACAGTTTTGCGGAAACGACAGTGGTTTAACTTCTGTTTTTCTATTTAAATCCTTGCATACTCCTTTCAAAGCCAGCAAGTGGGGTAAATTAATCCAAGAATTGGATTCCAACTTTCAAAACCCACTCTTTCCTACCTGGGTACTCAGCAACCACGACAAAAAGCGATTCATCAGCCGAATGGGTAACAGAATCGACAAAATGAAACTAATTGCGAGTTTACAGCTAACCCAACGTGGAATTCCCTTTCTATATTATGGAGAGGAACTTGGAATGAAACAAGCTCAAATTCCATTTAAGTCATCCCTCGACCCAATTCCCAAAAAATACGGTCGTTTGGCAAATACCCTAGCCAAATGGAGTGGCGAAAGCATGAATAGGGACGAATGTAGAACCCCTATGCAATGGGATAGTTCACCGAATGCCGGCTTTACAACCAATAAATCACCCTGGCTACCGGTAAATGGAGACTACCAAACCATCAATGTTGAAAGCGAAACCTTAGATCAATTTTCACTATTAAATCAATACCGAAGTTTAATTAGGTTAAGGAAAGAAAATCCTATTCTGGCATTGGGGCAAATTCAAGAGATAAAATGGAAACGAAAGGTATTGCAAATTACCAGGAACTGGAAAGGAAAAACCATCATACTACTTTATAACTTTAGAGGAAAGGCAAGCAAAGTAAAATGGCCTGAAACAGGAAAAATTTATTCATTAACACATCATTTTCAAAAGGAACGAAACCTGTTAAGACCTTATGAAGCTGCAATTTGGAAGGAAGATTAA
- a CDS encoding glycoside hydrolase family 125 protein — translation MGIVGGGLAGGMVPSISLLAGRDFVSKRPLVKKFRSVAVEALLKEIASFLPDKELAWLFENCFPNTLDTTVDFSMKNGEPDTFVITGDINAMWLRDSSAQVWPYLSLVNQDPDLKLLLKGVINRQAKCILIDPYANAFNKGKSGFGWKTDLTEMKPELHERKWEIDSLCYPVRLAYGYWKSTGDGTVLQGNWKKAALLILQTFSEQQRKSGKGPYHFQRRTETPTDTVPLSGYGNPTRKVGLIHSMFRPSDDACLYPFLVPANLFAVQSLIQLSEIADEIWLDKELKMRFLSLAKEVQDAIEQHAIVIHPDFGKVYAYEVDGFGNYLLMDDANVPSLLSLPYLGAVDHQNEVYQNTRKMVLSSSNPYFFEGTKAKGIGGPHVGLEMIWPLSLIIQGLTTSNDLELNYCIASLKATHAGTGFMHESFHMNAPERYTRSWFAWANTLFGELIYRVYKENPTMLQKQF, via the coding sequence ATGGGAATAGTGGGTGGTGGATTGGCTGGAGGCATGGTTCCTTCGATAAGCCTATTGGCGGGAAGAGATTTTGTTTCCAAACGACCACTGGTAAAAAAGTTCCGATCGGTTGCTGTTGAAGCCCTTTTGAAGGAAATAGCCTCTTTTTTGCCGGATAAAGAGCTTGCCTGGCTATTTGAGAATTGTTTTCCCAATACCTTAGATACAACGGTTGATTTTTCGATGAAGAATGGAGAGCCTGATACTTTTGTGATAACGGGAGATATAAATGCCATGTGGTTGAGAGATAGTTCGGCTCAGGTTTGGCCTTATCTTTCTTTGGTAAATCAGGATCCGGATTTGAAACTTTTGCTGAAAGGGGTAATAAACAGACAAGCAAAATGTATATTGATAGATCCGTATGCCAATGCATTTAACAAGGGTAAATCCGGATTTGGTTGGAAAACCGACCTTACCGAGATGAAACCGGAATTGCATGAACGTAAGTGGGAAATAGATTCTTTGTGTTACCCGGTCCGATTGGCTTATGGTTATTGGAAGTCTACCGGTGATGGCACCGTGCTACAAGGGAATTGGAAAAAAGCAGCATTATTAATTTTGCAAACTTTTAGTGAACAGCAGCGAAAATCGGGAAAAGGCCCATACCATTTTCAAAGGAGAACCGAAACCCCAACTGATACAGTTCCACTATCAGGTTATGGAAATCCAACCCGAAAGGTAGGTTTAATACATTCCATGTTTAGGCCCAGTGACGATGCATGTTTATATCCTTTTTTGGTGCCGGCAAATTTGTTTGCAGTACAAAGCTTAATCCAATTGAGTGAGATTGCCGATGAAATTTGGTTAGACAAGGAATTGAAAATGCGTTTTTTGAGTTTAGCTAAAGAAGTACAGGATGCTATTGAGCAACATGCAATTGTAATTCACCCTGATTTTGGTAAAGTGTATGCCTACGAAGTGGATGGTTTTGGAAACTATTTATTAATGGATGATGCCAATGTGCCTTCTTTGCTTTCACTGCCTTATTTGGGAGCTGTAGATCATCAAAATGAGGTATATCAAAACACTCGGAAAATGGTTTTAAGTTCGTCTAATCCTTACTTTTTCGAAGGAACAAAAGCCAAGGGAATTGGAGGTCCACATGTAGGGTTGGAAATGATTTGGCCCCTTTCATTGATTATTCAAGGATTAACTACATCGAATGATTTGGAGTTAAATTACTGTATTGCTTCGTTAAAGGCTACTCATGCAGGTACCGGATTTATGCATGAATCCTTTCATATGAATGCGCCGGAGAGGTATACCCGCTCTTGGTTTGCCTGGGCCAATACTTTGTTTGGAGAATTAATATATCGAGTTTATAAAGAAAATCCGACTATGCTTCAAAAACAATTTTAA
- a CDS encoding T9SS type A sorting domain-containing protein: MKKSLLLLLCLISLRGMSQSWQPTNLTNVTYLAITGMESHQGELYSTVFNGFTATLNKLNSDQSSWTEITVTGITGSPRFMQSTGNKLYLTTIHNLAYSMVYYTIDGGSTYILDTVGLPQSGQGVVTLAYGIQLFDHIIILNMGSAGYYYKDLNTSMDWAKIDVPTALNGGSDPLVYYNGSFIAYDNTGIHTLYVSTNEGQTWEARVPSMGNDYSTVVSGFILDQSNGRIYSYGQWNNLTQHGINYTDDNGLTWNQANAATALLGNNNNGQLQQVTAGYANGQTVYFALQNNQEGSVVDVIGTASGIDQISFKTDGLPSSSPAAINGVKFGMHQGKLAMQCNVSDIYLYGLSNGLNEFHPETLVFPNPGAGNFTIQSLLTPELVLIKDLSGKLITRTEISQGKFNLDALATGIYMADFIKNNTILFTTKLVKE; encoded by the coding sequence ATGAAGAAATCATTACTCCTACTCCTTTGTTTGATAAGCCTGCGCGGAATGTCCCAAAGCTGGCAGCCGACTAACCTCACGAATGTAACCTATTTGGCTATAACCGGAATGGAATCGCACCAAGGCGAACTGTATTCAACTGTTTTTAATGGATTTACAGCCACTTTGAACAAACTTAATTCCGACCAAAGTTCCTGGACAGAAATAACGGTAACAGGCATAACCGGCTCACCCCGATTTATGCAAAGCACAGGAAACAAACTATACTTAACTACCATACACAACTTGGCCTACTCCATGGTTTATTACACAATCGACGGAGGCTCGACCTATATTTTAGACACCGTTGGCCTACCTCAAAGCGGACAAGGAGTTGTTACATTAGCTTATGGAATTCAATTGTTTGACCATATTATTATTCTAAACATGGGAAGCGCTGGTTACTATTACAAAGATTTGAATACCAGTATGGATTGGGCTAAAATAGATGTTCCAACCGCCTTGAATGGAGGTTCAGACCCTTTGGTTTATTACAATGGTAGCTTTATTGCCTATGATAACACCGGCATACACACCTTGTATGTTTCAACCAATGAAGGACAAACTTGGGAGGCTCGGGTTCCATCCATGGGGAATGATTATTCAACCGTAGTTAGCGGATTCATTTTAGATCAAAGCAATGGACGCATATACAGTTACGGACAATGGAATAACTTAACACAACATGGAATAAATTACACAGACGACAACGGACTCACCTGGAATCAGGCAAATGCTGCAACTGCCTTGTTAGGCAATAACAACAATGGACAATTGCAACAAGTTACTGCCGGTTATGCAAATGGCCAAACCGTATACTTTGCCTTACAAAACAACCAAGAAGGATCGGTGGTTGACGTAATTGGTACTGCAAGCGGAATAGATCAAATTAGTTTTAAAACGGATGGACTTCCGTCCTCTTCTCCGGCAGCAATAAATGGAGTAAAGTTTGGCATGCATCAAGGGAAATTGGCAATGCAATGCAATGTAAGCGACATTTATCTTTACGGACTATCGAATGGATTGAACGAATTTCATCCTGAAACTTTGGTATTTCCCAACCCCGGAGCCGGAAATTTCACCATTCAATCCTTACTCACTCCGGAATTAGTACTAATAAAGGATCTTAGCGGGAAATTAATTACCCGGACAGAGATTAGCCAAGGAAAATTCAACTTAGATGCCTTAGCAACAGGCATTTACATGGCTGATTTTATTAAAAATAACACCATCCTTTTTACCACCAAACTGGTAAAAGAATAG
- a CDS encoding type B 50S ribosomal protein L31, translating to MKQGTHPENYRFVVFKDMSNEYSFLSRSCAETKETIVWEDGNEYPVIKLEISDKSHPYYTGKMKLVDTAGRVDKFRSRYQKHLDTKK from the coding sequence ATGAAACAAGGTACCCACCCGGAGAACTATCGCTTTGTGGTTTTCAAAGATATGTCAAACGAATATTCGTTCTTAAGCCGTTCATGTGCTGAAACCAAAGAAACCATTGTTTGGGAAGACGGAAACGAATATCCGGTAATCAAATTAGAGATTTCTGATAAGTCTCACCCATATTATACAGGTAAAATGAAATTGGTTGATACGGCTGGTCGTGTTGATAAATTCCGTTCCAGATACCAAAAGCATTTGGATACTAAAAAATAA
- the fucP gene encoding L-fucose:H+ symporter permease encodes MAAPLPHSSVLNSDSTKYGSALISLTTLFFMWGFLTSFNDILIPHLKSVFSLGYGQVMLVQSSFFIAYFLVSIPAGVLVSRYGYRKGILTGLLLASAGAFLFFPAAEMVSFSMFLLALFVLASGITVLQVSANPYVSILGPPETASSRLNLSQALNSLGHTMGPMVGAFLILGHDVLTAEQIKTLLPEQLQQYKTEQVDLVKLPYIGLAVSLFLLMLVMAKVKLPQTLIQETSNWVSWKNTLRNKGLLLASLAIFLYVGAEVSIGSFLVNFFSQKEIGGLSEKEAGKLVSYYWGAAMAGRFLGSYLMRTFNPRTLLSWASTGSGLLVLATVFGSGEMAMYTILSVGLFNSIMFPTIFTIGIKGLGVLTGQGSSILVMCIVGGGIIPLIQGNMADFWGIQTSFLLPLVCYAYILWFAKRSDTKTDVLAE; translated from the coding sequence ATGGCAGCACCTTTACCTCATTCCTCAGTTTTAAATTCCGATTCAACCAAGTATGGATCGGCATTGATAAGTCTCACAACCTTGTTTTTTATGTGGGGCTTCCTAACTTCCTTTAACGATATTCTTATCCCTCATTTAAAGTCTGTTTTTAGTTTGGGATACGGACAAGTGATGTTGGTTCAATCTTCATTTTTTATTGCCTATTTTTTGGTTTCTATTCCGGCAGGTGTTCTTGTGAGTAGGTATGGATATCGCAAAGGCATACTCACCGGATTGTTGCTGGCCTCTGCAGGTGCTTTTTTATTTTTTCCGGCCGCTGAAATGGTTTCATTTTCTATGTTTTTGCTAGCATTGTTTGTATTAGCATCCGGAATAACAGTTTTGCAGGTTTCTGCTAATCCTTATGTTTCAATCCTTGGTCCACCTGAAACAGCCTCGAGTAGGTTGAACCTTTCACAGGCACTGAATTCCTTAGGTCATACTATGGGACCGATGGTTGGGGCATTTCTTATACTGGGTCATGATGTTTTAACTGCGGAGCAAATTAAGACCCTATTACCGGAGCAGTTGCAGCAGTACAAGACCGAACAGGTTGATTTAGTTAAATTACCATATATTGGCTTAGCTGTTTCTTTGTTTTTGTTAATGTTGGTAATGGCTAAGGTTAAATTGCCTCAAACGCTAATTCAGGAAACATCCAATTGGGTTTCTTGGAAGAACACTCTCCGAAACAAAGGGTTGTTATTGGCTTCCTTGGCTATTTTCCTGTATGTTGGAGCAGAGGTTTCGATTGGAAGTTTTTTAGTTAATTTCTTTTCTCAGAAAGAAATAGGAGGTTTGAGCGAAAAGGAAGCAGGAAAGTTGGTGTCGTATTATTGGGGAGCGGCTATGGCAGGAAGGTTTTTAGGGTCTTACCTTATGCGTACATTTAATCCTCGTACACTATTATCCTGGGCGTCTACCGGCTCAGGTTTGTTGGTTTTGGCAACTGTTTTCGGGTCAGGGGAAATGGCCATGTATACCATTTTATCGGTAGGTTTATTTAATTCCATCATGTTTCCTACCATTTTTACCATTGGCATTAAGGGTTTAGGAGTGCTAACCGGACAGGGTAGTTCCATATTGGTTATGTGCATTGTTGGAGGTGGTATTATTCCGCTTATTCAAGGCAATATGGCTGACTTTTGGGGAATACAAACGTCCTTTCTGCTTCCGTTGGTTTGCTATGCCTATATTCTATGGTTTGCAAAAAGATCTGATACAAAAACCGATGTTCTAGCCGAATGA